A segment of the Kitasatospora sp. NBC_01266 genome:
CCGCCGGTTCCGGCGCTGGTGTGGAGCGGCAGCCGGTCGCCTGACCGCCCGGCTGCGAGAGCGGGACCGCCCGGGGAGCGAGCCCCGGGCGGTTCTGCGGTTTCTGGGGGTGGTTCGGGTGTCCCGGTCGGGTGGCGGCGTGTGCACTGCCCACCGCAGGGTTCACCGCTGCCCCCGCGCCCATCGGGCCCGCCCGGCACTGGTGCTCACCCGGTAGTTGATGAGCGCGGAAAGGGCCGTCAAGGCCCGGTCGCGGCGGCAGCCGCGATTTCGCGATCGGCGCGGTGACGCCCGCCGACGGCCCTGCCAGCAGGGCCAAACGCTGCCCGGCCCGGGTGGCGGCAGCGGCACGGGCAGGTTGCCCGCCGGAGGCCCAACCGGCCGCTGGTTCTGGAGCTTGAAAGAGGGGCAACGTGCTGATCTGCGGAAACGCAATGCGAGTGTGGGGTTACAACCCCCAGTTACCGATGAGTAACGGGGGTTGTAACCCCACACTCGTGAAGTCGGCCCGCCAAGTGGGGGTTGCAGCCCTACAAAAGTTATCTCCTGGGATAACCTTTGGTAGTGATCAGTCCTTCGAAGGGCGGCGATGTGGTCCGCCTTCCTGCCTCGCGGCCTCCCGCTGAGCCGGCGGGCGCACACAATGTGGTCGCCATCCGGCTCCAGCCGGGCGAGACGGTCACGGTCAGCCCGGCCCCTGAGCCGGAACCGGGCGGCGGGCGGCGGGACGACTTCGACTTCCTCGGCCACAGCTTCTACATGGCCTCGAAGGAGCTCTCCGCCAAGCTGCCGTTCATCGGCCTGACCGCGACCGAGTACGACGTCTGGCACACCATGCTCGGCGCCCAGCTCAAGGGCGGCATCGTGCCGATCACCGTCATCAAGCTCGGCGAGCGGCTCGGCATCGGTCGCAAGGAGGCGGGCGAGGCCCTGGCCCGTTTCCTGGACATGGGCTTCATGTGGCTGGAGCGGCGAGGCCGCTACCGGATCAACCCGCGCATCGCCTTCTGGGGGTCCAGCGCGGAACAGCAGCGCGCCCTGGCGCTGATGCCCGACTCCATCCCCGAGATCCGCCTGCCGGAGGGTAGTGTTCGCCCACCCCGTCGTACCCGCCGACCGAAGTTGGAGTCGCTGTGATGACCGCCGCCCACCGGGACCCGGGCACGGAGACTTTCCTGACGGCAGAGGGCAGCGTGTTCACCGCACAGGATCTCTCCCGGGCCCTGCCGCTGTACCGGCTCACCACCCTGCAGTACGACGTGTGGCACACCGTGCTGGGTGAGATGACCGACGGCGGCTACGTCACCCTCACCCTCGATGACATCGCGGAGCGGCTCGGCTCCAGCAAGAGCAATATCTCGCCGGCCCTCAGCCGCCTGGCCGAGCTCGGCCTGCTGTGGCGGGTCTCCAACGGGCTGCACCGGGTCAACCCGCGGATCGCCTTCAAGGGCTCCCAGGAGGAGTGGGCCGAGGCCCTGGACACGGTGCCGGCCGACGTCCCCGAGGTCGTCCTGCCCAGCTATCGCAGGCGCCCGCCCCGCAACAACAGGTCCGGTCTGGCCGCCACCGGCTGAAGCTGAGTGCGGGTTGCAACCCCCCAAAAGTTATCTGCTGGCAGAACCTTTGGGGTTCAGCTCTTCGGCTGGTGGCAGTGTCGGCCGGGGTCGGCGCACTATCACCGGTGCTAGTGGTTTGGCCCTGGCCAGCGGGGCCAGAGGTTGCAGTTCTTCCCGGAGGTGAGCAAGTGCCCGAGGCCCCCTCGATCGAGGACCTCATGACAGTCTGCAAGTACTCGGCCGTGCACCTGGAGATGCGCGACGGCTACATGCGAGATGACCAGCGGTTCGTCGCATGGCAAGCTGGAACGCTCGACCTCAGCTCGGCCAATGAGGCCGAGCGCCCCTGGCTCGCGTTGATCGCGGCCACCACAGCGCGCGGTGTCGTTGTGCGACGAGCCCGGATCGTCTCCGAACCCATCAGCGACTACGTCCGCTTCGAGCACGACCTCACGCCGGCCAACGTGGCATCGGGCGAGATGGTGCGCTGGCTGCCGCGCCGACAGGCGACCGGCCTCGCTGTGCCCGGCAACGACTTCTGGCTCTTCGACAGCGCGGTGCTGCTGCTCAACCACTTCGATGGGGACGGCAACTTCATCGACCACGAGCTAATCAGCGAGCCCGAGATCATCAAGCTGTGTGCAACAGCCTTCGAGGCCGTCTGGGACCGCTCCATCCCACACGAGGAGTATCGACCGGCCTGACCGGACCCGTCCCTGTTCTCAGCACTGCGGCGCAGCTCGTGACCGTCGATCAACGAACGGCCGGGATCCGGCCGCTTCTCCAGTCACTCAGGCGCTTGCGGATGCTCGCCAGCATCGGCAGGCCGTCCGCCTCCGCAGGGGTGAACCACGCGACCTCGGTCGACTCCACCGACACCCGCAGCTCCCCGCCAACCGGCCGGCCCAGTAGGCAGATCGAGAACTCCTGCCGCACCTCACCGTCGTCGTAGGCGAACACGTGCCCGGGGTTGGTGTAGGTGCCGACGATCCCGGTCACCTCGATGTGGACGCCGGTCTCCTCCAGCGTCTCCCGGATCCCGCACTCGGCCAGGGACTCCCCCAGCTCCATCTTCCCGCCGGGGAGTGCCCACATCCCGTTGTCGGTACGCCGCTGCAGCAGCACCCGGCCGTCCTCACCGACCACCACCACCGAGGCGGCCGGTACGAGCGAGTTGGGCTTCGGGGCGTTCGTATCGTTCTCGTAGTCACGCCTCGGCATGAGCCACCTCCAAGTCCCAGATGTTCCGGCCGCGTCCCATCAGCGACTCGCCGCGACGGCGTCGGTGTACAGCTCAGTGGTGAGGTCGCCGCTCTCAATGCCCAGCCCGGCAAGGACATCACGCACCACCGACAGGGCCGCAGGTAGATCGCTGTCGCTGACCGCGATCGTCTCCACCTCGAGGAACGTGCCGTCGATCTCGGGGACGCGCACCAGCGTTGCCAGCAGATCGCGGCCGTCGGCACTGAAGGAGTAGTTCCGGCAGCGCTTCTCGAACGCGATCACCGGCACGTACCCGAGGCCTCGAACGATCTCGTGTGCGGCGGCAGCGTCCTCCACTCGCGTCTCGTGCTCCGGCTTCGAGCCGGACGCCTTGTCCACGCGCGCGCCCTTGTAGGTGAGCACGGTCC
Coding sequences within it:
- a CDS encoding NUDIX hydrolase, giving the protein MPRRDYENDTNAPKPNSLVPAASVVVVGEDGRVLLQRRTDNGMWALPGGKMELGESLAECGIRETLEETGVHIEVTGIVGTYTNPGHVFAYDDGEVRQEFSICLLGRPVGGELRVSVESTEVAWFTPAEADGLPMLASIRKRLSDWRSGRIPAVR
- a CDS encoding helix-turn-helix domain-containing protein; this translates as MTAAHRDPGTETFLTAEGSVFTAQDLSRALPLYRLTTLQYDVWHTVLGEMTDGGYVTLTLDDIAERLGSSKSNISPALSRLAELGLLWRVSNGLHRVNPRIAFKGSQEEWAEALDTVPADVPEVVLPSYRRRPPRNNRSGLAATG
- a CDS encoding DUF6879 family protein; this encodes MPEAPSIEDLMTVCKYSAVHLEMRDGYMRDDQRFVAWQAGTLDLSSANEAERPWLALIAATTARGVVVRRARIVSEPISDYVRFEHDLTPANVASGEMVRWLPRRQATGLAVPGNDFWLFDSAVLLLNHFDGDGNFIDHELISEPEIIKLCATAFEAVWDRSIPHEEYRPA
- the cyaB gene encoding class IV adenylate cyclase — its product is MAIEAELKAIVRDPKAVTERLEKAYGPGRPVLYQDTYYDTPAGLLDQGDRELRIRTVHAADDTRTVLTYKGARVDKASGSKPEHETRVEDAAAAHEIVRGLGYVPVIAFEKRCRNYSFSADGRDLLATLVRVPEIDGTFLEVETIAVSDSDLPAALSVVRDVLAGLGIESGDLTTELYTDAVAASR